A genomic segment from Dietzia psychralcaliphila encodes:
- a CDS encoding ABC-F family ATP-binding cassette domain-containing protein, protein MITIDDLEVRAGVRTLLHMDGSSLRVQPGDRIGLVGRNGAGKTTTMRILAGEGEPYAGKVISTSDVGYLPQDPREGNMDQLARSRVLSARGLDVLMVQMTEAQDEMVAAPDDAAMDKAVRRYGRLEDEFSARGGYEAESEAARICNSLGLEERILTQNLGTLSGGQRRRVELARILFAASDGAGKSQTMLLLDEPTNHLDADSITWLRSFLEKHEGGLIIISHDVELLEAVVNRVWFLDAVRGEIDAYNMGWQKYLDARATDEARRRRERANAEKKASALKTQAAKLGAKATKAASAKQMIRRAETMMNELDAVRVADKVAHIKFPTPAACGKTPMFAKGLTKMYGSLEVFAGVDLAIDKGSRVVVLGYNGAGKTTLLKLLAGVERTDGEGGVVSGHGLKVGYFAQEHDTLDMDASVWDNIRHAAPDAGEQDLRSLLGAFMFTGPQLEQPAGTLSGGERTRLALAGLVSSAANVLLLDEPTNNLDPISREQVLDALRSYEGAVVLVTHDPGAVEALEPERVIILPDGTEDLWSQEYMEIVELA, encoded by the coding sequence GTGATCACCATCGACGACCTGGAGGTGCGCGCCGGCGTGCGCACCCTGCTCCACATGGACGGGTCCTCGCTGCGGGTCCAGCCCGGCGACCGGATCGGCCTGGTCGGCCGGAACGGTGCAGGTAAGACGACGACGATGAGGATCCTCGCCGGCGAGGGTGAGCCGTACGCGGGCAAGGTCATCTCGACCAGTGACGTGGGGTATCTGCCACAGGATCCCCGCGAGGGCAACATGGACCAGCTCGCGCGCAGCCGGGTCCTGTCGGCCCGTGGGCTGGATGTGCTGATGGTCCAGATGACCGAGGCGCAGGACGAGATGGTCGCCGCCCCGGACGACGCGGCGATGGACAAGGCCGTGCGCAGGTACGGGCGGCTGGAGGACGAATTCTCCGCACGGGGCGGATACGAGGCGGAGAGCGAAGCGGCCCGGATCTGCAACAGCCTGGGGCTCGAGGAGCGGATCCTCACCCAGAACCTGGGGACTCTCTCCGGTGGTCAGCGCCGGCGGGTGGAGTTGGCGCGGATCCTGTTCGCCGCCTCCGACGGGGCCGGCAAGTCCCAGACCATGTTGCTGCTGGACGAGCCCACCAACCACCTCGATGCCGACTCGATCACCTGGCTGCGCTCGTTCCTCGAGAAGCACGAGGGCGGGTTGATCATCATCTCCCACGATGTCGAGCTGCTCGAGGCCGTGGTCAACCGGGTGTGGTTCCTCGACGCCGTGCGCGGGGAGATCGACGCCTACAACATGGGGTGGCAGAAGTACCTCGACGCGCGCGCCACCGATGAGGCCCGGCGCCGCCGTGAGCGCGCGAACGCCGAGAAGAAGGCCTCCGCCCTCAAGACGCAGGCCGCCAAGCTGGGCGCCAAGGCCACCAAGGCCGCGTCGGCCAAGCAGATGATCCGCCGCGCCGAGACCATGATGAACGAGCTCGACGCGGTGCGGGTGGCCGACAAGGTGGCGCACATCAAGTTCCCCACCCCGGCCGCGTGTGGCAAGACCCCGATGTTCGCCAAGGGCCTGACCAAGATGTACGGCTCCCTGGAGGTCTTCGCCGGGGTGGACCTGGCGATCGACAAGGGCAGCCGGGTGGTGGTGCTGGGCTACAACGGTGCCGGCAAGACCACCCTGCTCAAGCTCCTCGCGGGTGTCGAACGCACCGATGGCGAGGGTGGGGTCGTCTCCGGCCACGGCCTGAAGGTGGGATACTTCGCCCAGGAGCACGACACCCTCGACATGGACGCCAGCGTGTGGGACAACATCCGTCACGCCGCCCCCGACGCCGGGGAGCAGGACCTACGCAGCCTGCTGGGGGCGTTCATGTTCACCGGCCCCCAACTCGAGCAGCCCGCGGGCACCCTGTCCGGCGGTGAGCGCACCCGACTGGCGCTGGCCGGGCTGGTGTCCTCGGCCGCCAACGTGCTGTTGCTGGACGAGCCCACCAACAACCTCGACCCGATCTCGCGCGAGCAGGTCCTCGACGCCCTGCGGAGCTACGAGGGCGCGGTCGTCCTGGTCACCCACGACCCCGGCGCCGTGGAGGCCCTGGAGCCCGAGCGGGTCATCATCCTGCCCGACGGCACCGAGGACCTGTGGAGCCAGGAATACATGGAGATCGTCGAACTCGCGTAA
- a CDS encoding thioesterase family protein yields the protein MPGAFYQQVAVGRFDASPLTAGPWSPDSQHAGPPSALLVRAMERLDGAPGVRLSRVSVDVLGPIPVAALDVEVRTVRPGRSVELLEATASVDGRPALVARGWLMRSTPDDFPVHGEHSGPAVPDAPRERAPMMSFAHGDGYLSVVDFSFDSGGGDSLGPAAAWGRSRLDLVEGETMTGWQHTVLVADSASGISLATDPLTHPAINCDLVVSLHREPDVGWVHLDSETVGGPGHGVITDTLLSDDRGRIGRSVQNLYGRSVV from the coding sequence GTGCCGGGAGCGTTCTACCAGCAGGTCGCCGTGGGTCGGTTCGATGCCTCGCCTCTGACGGCGGGTCCGTGGTCTCCGGACTCGCAGCACGCCGGACCGCCGAGCGCATTGCTGGTCCGGGCCATGGAGCGGCTCGACGGGGCGCCCGGGGTGCGACTGTCACGGGTCTCGGTGGACGTCCTCGGCCCCATCCCCGTGGCGGCGCTGGACGTCGAGGTCCGCACCGTCCGACCGGGCCGAAGCGTGGAGCTGCTCGAGGCCACCGCCTCGGTGGACGGCCGACCTGCTCTGGTGGCCCGTGGGTGGCTGATGCGGTCGACCCCGGACGACTTCCCGGTCCACGGCGAGCACTCCGGTCCCGCCGTACCGGACGCGCCACGCGAGCGCGCTCCGATGATGTCCTTCGCCCACGGCGACGGCTATCTCTCGGTGGTCGACTTCTCCTTCGACTCCGGCGGCGGCGACTCCCTGGGGCCGGCCGCGGCGTGGGGCCGGAGCCGGCTCGACCTGGTGGAGGGGGAGACCATGACCGGGTGGCAACACACGGTGCTCGTGGCGGACTCGGCGAGCGGGATCTCCCTGGCGACCGACCCGCTGACCCATCCGGCGATTAACTGCGACCTGGTGGTCTCGCTGCACCGGGAACCCGACGTGGGCTGGGTGCATCTGGACTCCGAGACAGTGGGCGGCCCCGGTCATGGCGTCATCACCGACACGCTCCTGTCCGACGACCGGGGACGGATCGGCCGCAGCGTCCAGAATCTGTACGGGCGCAGCGTTGTGTGA
- a CDS encoding lycopene cyclase family protein: MDATGDDLYDVAVVGLGPAGRALASRCADSGLSVLAIDPKPDAPWRQTLSLWADQLPPWLAADACGVDVLAHSVHAPAHYSPDRAVLDRVYCVFDNEALRDALPLGAGVTVETTTIDDAALVALTARAHRVVDCRGAGGPDNPGPLQTAYGVVLNAVDAAPALGGDPALFMDWRTDHDDDEVGPSFLYAIPLGADRVLLEETCLAGLPAPDPAVLATRLRSRLLGRGVTPSAVDAPLAVERVRIPLLPRSSRVGHPRIEAFGTAGGHGHAATGYSVASMLAAVPGVVYAIGSGYPIPAPRSPASTALHGIGLRVLLRADGLTLRQLFNAFGRIDSRRQQWFLDGASPSYQLALAMWDMWLTMPVRGKAGMVAAVLRRNPRRPGWPRVVSPPTAG, from the coding sequence ATGGATGCTACGGGGGACGATCTCTACGACGTCGCTGTCGTCGGTCTGGGACCGGCCGGCCGCGCGCTCGCCTCCCGCTGCGCCGACTCTGGTCTGAGCGTGCTCGCAATAGACCCGAAGCCGGACGCGCCGTGGCGCCAGACGCTCTCGCTGTGGGCCGACCAGTTGCCGCCGTGGCTGGCCGCGGACGCCTGTGGCGTCGATGTTCTGGCGCACTCCGTCCACGCGCCGGCGCACTACTCCCCCGACCGGGCGGTGCTGGACCGGGTCTACTGCGTGTTCGACAACGAGGCCCTTCGCGACGCCCTCCCGCTGGGAGCCGGAGTGACGGTCGAGACCACGACCATCGACGATGCCGCGCTGGTCGCGCTGACCGCCCGCGCGCACCGGGTGGTGGACTGTCGCGGCGCAGGCGGCCCCGACAATCCCGGACCCCTGCAGACCGCCTACGGGGTCGTCCTGAACGCGGTCGACGCCGCCCCCGCCCTCGGCGGTGATCCGGCGCTGTTCATGGACTGGCGGACAGATCACGACGACGACGAGGTGGGCCCCAGCTTCCTGTACGCGATCCCCCTGGGCGCCGACCGGGTTCTCCTGGAGGAGACGTGTCTGGCGGGTCTGCCCGCACCGGATCCCGCCGTACTCGCGACCCGCCTACGGTCGAGGTTGCTGGGGCGCGGAGTCACGCCGTCGGCCGTCGACGCGCCGCTCGCAGTGGAGCGGGTACGGATCCCGCTTCTCCCGCGCAGTAGTCGGGTGGGGCACCCCCGGATCGAGGCCTTCGGTACCGCCGGCGGGCACGGGCACGCGGCGACGGGGTACTCGGTGGCCTCGATGCTGGCGGCGGTCCCCGGAGTGGTGTACGCGATCGGCTCCGGTTATCCGATACCGGCGCCCCGGTCCCCTGCGAGCACCGCTCTGCACGGGATCGGGCTCCGGGTCCTACTGCGAGCGGATGGCCTGACCCTGCGGCAGCTGTTCAACGCATTCGGCCGCATCGACAGCCGCCGGCAGCAGTGGTTCCTCGACGGAGCGAGTCCCTCGTACCAGCTGGCGCTGGCGATGTGGGACATGTGGCTGACCATGCCCGTCCGGGGCAAGGCGGGAATGGTCGCCGCCGTGCTCCGGAGGAATCCACGGCGCCCCGGATGGCCGAGGGTCGTGTCCCCGCCGACGGCCGGCTAG
- a CDS encoding metal-sulfur cluster assembly factor, translated as MTDQMTPANDPTVDDANSAAENETAAGTVYNGEFRPDPNRPEQSEEDLALVADLEEAMRDVVDPELGINVVDLGLVYDIWVRPGETEGSTIARVDMTLTSAACPLTDVIEDQARSAVVGSDLANDLELNWVWMPPWGPQMITDDGREQLRAIGFTV; from the coding sequence ATGACCGACCAGATGACCCCGGCCAACGACCCCACGGTCGACGACGCGAATTCGGCAGCCGAGAACGAGACAGCGGCGGGCACCGTCTACAACGGTGAGTTCCGCCCCGACCCCAACCGCCCCGAGCAGTCGGAGGAGGACCTCGCGCTGGTCGCCGACCTCGAGGAGGCCATGCGCGACGTGGTCGACCCCGAGCTCGGGATCAACGTGGTGGACCTCGGACTGGTCTACGACATCTGGGTCCGCCCGGGTGAGACCGAGGGTTCCACCATCGCACGCGTCGACATGACGCTGACCTCGGCGGCGTGCCCGCTGACCGACGTGATCGAGGATCAGGCGCGCAGCGCGGTGGTGGGTTCCGACCTTGCCAACGATCTCGAGCTGAACTGGGTGTGGATGCCGCCGTGGGGCCCGCAGATGATCACCGATGACGGCCGGGAGCAGCTCCGGGCCATCGGCTTCACGGTCTAG
- the sufU gene encoding Fe-S cluster assembly sulfur transfer protein SufU, producing the protein MKLEQMYQEVILDHYRRPHHSGLREPFGAEVHHVNPTCGDELTLRLRLSDDLSTVEDVSYDAQGCSISQASTSMMADLIVGRTVSESLEAYDAFHAMISSRGKNEGDEEILDDAVALSGVSRYPARVKCALLGWMAYRDALGRQTEHHQE; encoded by the coding sequence GTGAAGCTCGAGCAGATGTACCAGGAGGTCATCCTCGACCACTACCGGCGCCCGCACCACAGCGGGCTGCGGGAGCCCTTCGGGGCCGAGGTGCACCACGTCAACCCGACCTGTGGTGACGAGCTGACGCTGAGGCTACGACTGTCCGACGACCTGTCGACGGTCGAGGACGTCTCCTATGACGCCCAGGGCTGCTCGATAAGCCAGGCGTCCACCTCGATGATGGCCGACCTCATCGTCGGCCGCACGGTGTCGGAGTCTCTCGAGGCCTACGACGCCTTCCACGCGATGATCTCCTCCCGCGGGAAGAACGAGGGCGACGAGGAGATCCTCGACGACGCCGTCGCCCTGTCCGGGGTGTCCCGATACCCGGCGCGCGTCAAGTGCGCGCTGCTGGGGTGGATGGCATACAGGGACGCTCTCGGCCGACAGACCGAACACCATCAGGAGTGA